A DNA window from Sphingomonas profundi contains the following coding sequences:
- a CDS encoding quinone oxidoreductase family protein, which produces MKAAYYRHSGGPEVLEYGDLTDPAVGADTVLIRVEAISLEGGDLLNRRITPPPANPYVGGYQAAGTVAAVGDEVRRLRVGQRVVGFNWGGSHAALFAVAENHAYPIPDGMDLALAAVVPIAFGTASDVLFEFGRLQAGETVLVQGAAGGVGLAAVQLAKRAGARVIATASTDERLDRLAGFGADEGINYREVDIGDRVLELTGGKGCDLVVDLAGGHSIDQLMKAVRYRGRFAVVGASSGDLPAFRFIDIIGKSLTLYGPLFGAEMHGRRAHDLLARLMADVAAGNLRMPIARAFPLAEAWAAHHYAETGHPFGRVVLKVS; this is translated from the coding sequence ATGAAGGCCGCTTATTACCGTCATAGCGGAGGCCCGGAAGTTCTCGAATACGGCGACCTGACGGATCCGGCCGTCGGCGCGGACACGGTGCTGATCCGCGTCGAGGCGATCAGCCTGGAAGGCGGCGATCTGCTGAACCGGCGCATCACGCCGCCGCCTGCTAACCCTTATGTCGGCGGCTATCAGGCCGCAGGCACGGTAGCGGCGGTCGGTGACGAGGTCCGTCGGCTCCGGGTGGGGCAGCGCGTTGTGGGCTTCAACTGGGGCGGGAGCCATGCCGCTCTTTTCGCCGTGGCGGAAAACCACGCCTATCCGATCCCGGACGGCATGGACTTGGCGCTGGCGGCCGTGGTGCCGATCGCCTTCGGCACGGCCAGCGACGTCCTGTTCGAGTTCGGCCGCCTGCAGGCGGGAGAGACGGTGCTGGTGCAGGGCGCGGCCGGCGGCGTCGGCCTGGCAGCCGTGCAGCTGGCCAAGCGCGCGGGCGCGCGCGTGATTGCTACGGCTTCGACCGACGAGCGCCTTGACCGTCTGGCAGGCTTTGGTGCCGACGAGGGCATCAATTACCGCGAGGTGGACATCGGCGATCGCGTTCTGGAACTGACCGGTGGCAAAGGGTGCGATCTCGTCGTGGATCTGGCGGGCGGCCACTCGATCGATCAGCTGATGAAGGCCGTCCGCTATCGCGGCCGCTTCGCGGTAGTGGGGGCTTCGAGCGGCGACCTGCCCGCTTTCCGGTTCATCGACATCATCGGCAAGAGCCTGACGCTTTATGGTCCGTTGTTCGGCGCCGAGATGCACGGCCGGCGCGCGCACGATCTGTTGGCGAGGTTGATGGCGGATGTCGCTGCCGGCAATCTGCGGATGCCCATCGCACGCGCCTTTCCGTTGGCCGAGGCATGGGCCGCGCATCACTATGCCGAGACCGGCCATCCGTTCGGACGGGTGGTCCTCAAGGTATCATAG
- a CDS encoding helix-turn-helix domain-containing protein, which produces MYFASKIGEQFSDCCSAISPREQQCLALISKGYSDARASEALGITRHTVRFHVRNICHKLKAIVTFTNPQMSGIGRGRALRRRTQNRRRELIRHSRGGEVATRVPAKTRSGQASTER; this is translated from the coding sequence ATGTATTTTGCGTCCAAAATAGGTGAGCAATTCTCGGATTGTTGCTCCGCTATATCTCCGCGTGAACAACAATGTCTTGCTCTGATATCAAAAGGGTACTCGGATGCGAGAGCCAGTGAAGCTTTGGGGATAACCCGCCATACAGTCCGATTCCATGTTCGTAACATTTGCCACAAATTAAAGGCAATTGTGACTTTTACAAACCCGCAAATGAGTGGAATAGGCCGAGGGCGAGCATTGCGCCGGCGTACACAAAACCGGCGACGCGAGTTGATCCGGCATAGCCGCGGCGGAGAAGTAGCCACACGAGTACCGGCGAAAACACGATCAGGCCAAGCATCAACGGAGCGCTAA
- a CDS encoding IS1595 family transposase, with the protein MSVSTLSQSRFHDEGAAFKFLEEMLWANGTVCPHCGVVRGRVYDLADVRGSKSAKNPEGAIRYGLKKCGECRKQFTAKVGTVFEHARMPLHKMLQATHLMMSSKKGISSHQLSRLLEISYKAAWFLSHRIREAMRSGDLAPFGSGGGIVEVDETFIGHDKSIKPAGEKKGRGFAHKHKILSLVDRSTGRQRSMVVDSLKGEDLMPILRDNIAQEAIVMTDEASYYSKVSEHFAGHGFTRHSAGQYVDYENPLIHTNTIEGAFSIFKRGMKGTYQHCAKKHLHRYVAEFEFRYTHRERTGFNDAARSEQALKGIVGKRITYRRPDLHA; encoded by the coding sequence ATGTCCGTTTCGACCCTCTCGCAGTCCCGGTTCCACGATGAAGGCGCGGCCTTCAAGTTTCTGGAAGAAATGCTGTGGGCGAACGGCACCGTCTGCCCGCATTGCGGTGTCGTTCGCGGCCGCGTCTATGACCTGGCGGACGTGCGCGGCTCCAAGAGTGCCAAGAACCCGGAAGGCGCGATCCGCTACGGCCTGAAGAAATGCGGCGAGTGCCGGAAGCAGTTCACGGCCAAGGTCGGCACCGTGTTCGAGCATGCCCGCATGCCGCTCCACAAGATGCTTCAGGCCACCCACCTGATGATGAGCAGCAAGAAGGGCATTAGCTCGCACCAGCTCTCTCGGCTGCTCGAAATCTCGTACAAGGCGGCATGGTTCCTGTCGCACCGCATCCGCGAAGCGATGCGCTCCGGCGACCTTGCTCCGTTCGGTTCCGGCGGCGGCATAGTCGAGGTCGACGAAACTTTCATCGGCCACGACAAGAGCATCAAGCCCGCTGGAGAGAAGAAGGGCCGCGGCTTCGCTCATAAGCACAAAATCCTGTCCCTGGTCGATCGCAGCACCGGCCGCCAGCGCTCTATGGTTGTGGATAGCCTCAAGGGCGAAGACCTGATGCCAATTCTGCGCGACAACATTGCGCAAGAGGCGATCGTGATGACCGACGAAGCAAGCTACTACAGCAAGGTTAGCGAGCATTTCGCGGGCCACGGCTTCACTCGCCACAGCGCCGGCCAGTACGTCGACTATGAGAACCCGCTGATCCACACCAATACCATTGAAGGCGCATTCTCCATTTTCAAGCGTGGGATGAAGGGCACCTATCAGCATTGCGCCAAGAAGCATCTTCACCGCTACGTCGCCGAGTTCGAGTTCCGCTACACGCACCGCGAGCGCACCGGCTTCAACGATGCGGCGCGATCGGAGCAGGCGCTGAAGGGTATCGTCGGGAAGCGGATCACCTACCGCAGGCCTGACCTCCACGCCTGA